The following proteins are encoded in a genomic region of Mobula hypostoma chromosome 23, sMobHyp1.1, whole genome shotgun sequence:
- the ca4a gene encoding carbonic anhydrase 4a, whose product MHSFIIFLSLLSLTSGAGDWCYDSQEAHCGPSNWSIHFPFCGMSNQSPINIETWEAKLDSSLGPINFEGYGDYDEDKEWTIKNNGHSVQVDLTGDITISGGGLPSTFKALQFHYHWGTTTLPGSEHTINRVQYPMELHIVHKNEKYSSVTEASKHQDGLAVLGFIFIESEEENHGSDNVLKALDSVGQNGATSKLKQFSLENMIPNKEKLKKYYRYQGSLTTPGCNEAVIWTVFPEPIQWSKSQLNKFPERLFFSGSKPMVKNFRTVQNLKGRMVYVSNSAVRSFHVALLWSVLVWASVLFN is encoded by the exons GACCCAGTAATTGGAGCATTCATTTTCCATTTTGTGGAATGTCGAATCAGTCCCCAATTAACATTGAAACCTGGGAAGCTAAGCTCGATTCTTCTTTGGGTCCCATTAACTTTGAAGGCTATGGTGATTATGATGAAGATAAGGAATGGACTATTAAAAATAATGGGCACTCGG TTCAGGTGGATTTAACAGGAGACATCACTATTAGTGGTGGAGGTCTTCCCAGCACATTCAAGGCACTTCAGTTCCACTATCACTGGGGAACGACAACTCTCCCTGGGTCAGAACATACTATAAATAGGGTGCAGTACCCCATGGAG TTACATATAGTCCACAAGAATGAAAAGTACTCCTCGGTGACAGAAGCTTCAAAACATCAAGATGGTCTGGCTGTACTgggatttatatttatt GAATCAGAAGAAGAAAATCATGGAAGCGACAATGTGCTCAAAGCCCTGGACAGTGTTGGACAAAATG GCGCTACTTCCAAGCTGAAACAATTTTCATTGGAAAATATGATTCCCAATAAAGAAAAGCTTAAAAAATATTACCGTTATCAAGGCTCATTAACGACTCCTGGTTGTAATGAAGCAGTGATTTGGACGGTGTTTCCAGAACCCATTCAGTGGAGCAAGAGTCAG CTCAATAAATTTCCTGAACGTCTCTTCTTCAGTGGCTCGAAACCCATGGTTAAAAACTTCAGAACGGTTCAAAATCTAAAGGGTCGCATGGTCTATGTTTCAAATTCAGCTGTTAGATCTTTTCACGTTGCACTGCTGTGGTCTGTACTTGTCTGGGCATCTGTATTATTTAACTGA